A region from the Nostoc sp. HK-01 genome encodes:
- a CDS encoding peptidase S1 and S6 chymotrypsin/Hap: MNCSLLTLVVCLGSISLTLSASAPVVSIPAPDYIAQSVPLSQQAQFITVKVRSQDFLGSGIILRRNGATYTVLTNAHVLQAGDPPYRIQTVDGRIYTANLPQRLNFGKNDLAVLQFKSAGSIYAVASFGASPTPGDEVFAAGYPAVEERGKKQSFAFTTGKVGLVLAKPLEGGYQLGYTNNIKNGMSGGPLLNRRGQVVGINGMQAYPLWDQPSVFADGSKAEERLHQMIIRLSWAVPITKVMQMIPKAEKTTVTTVFSKAD; encoded by the coding sequence TTTGTCTTGGCAGTATCTCCCTGACACTGTCGGCCTCAGCACCAGTCGTCAGTATTCCTGCACCAGATTATATTGCTCAGTCAGTTCCTCTTTCACAACAGGCGCAGTTTATTACTGTCAAAGTCAGATCTCAAGATTTTTTGGGGTCAGGTATTATATTGCGCCGCAACGGTGCAACATACACGGTGTTAACTAATGCTCATGTGTTACAAGCTGGTGATCCTCCCTATCGTATACAAACAGTGGATGGTAGGATTTATACAGCTAATTTACCTCAACGCTTAAACTTCGGGAAAAACGATTTGGCTGTGTTGCAATTTAAAAGTGCAGGCAGTATCTATGCAGTAGCATCTTTTGGGGCATCTCCCACACCAGGAGATGAAGTATTTGCTGCGGGTTATCCAGCGGTGGAAGAGAGAGGGAAAAAACAAAGCTTTGCATTTACTACAGGTAAGGTGGGTTTAGTTCTAGCCAAACCATTAGAAGGGGGTTATCAGCTAGGCTACACCAACAATATTAAAAACGGGATGAGTGGCGGCCCTTTATTAAATCGTCGGGGTCAAGTAGTGGGAATAAATGGGATGCAGGCTTATCCTTTGTGGGATCAACCTTCGGTGTTTGCTGATGGTTCCAAAGCTGAGGAAAGATTGCATCAAATGATTATTCGCCTGAGTTGGGCTGTACCAATAACAAAGGTAATGCAGATGATACCCAAAGCCGAAAAAACTACGGTTACTACTGTATTCAGTAAGGCTGATTAG